The window ctctctctctctcctcctgtctctcaggCGGTAACCCTGATGACTTGTTATATTAATAGCCTGGCTCACAGGAATATGAGCTTTGACAGTGACGAAGGCTTCTGAAATCAGGACCAGGGACACGCGTGTGATCCATGATGGAACTGAAGTCTTGACTGACAGAGCAGGGTGAGttggagaagcaggaggaggaggagacaaaaGAGAAGTGCTATTTGGCACCATTCCTATTGTTATGGTTGTTAGGAACCTGGGAGCCTTTTAAAGTACATCCCCTGTACCGAGAGACTAAGGGGAaaggggacagacagaggagagagagaagcgaagGTAGGGGCATAGAAAGCCTTTATTGTGGTTTGAAACGCGAGATGCAGCTTTGGCCTGGATAACTGACGTGTTCGATAGGAGCAGATCGGGTTCCAGAAGCAACAACAACGGATCAAAGACTTCAGATGAACCTGGCTCTCTTCCTAGCACCCTGCTTCCACATTCCTTGCATCCCAGCTCTTCCAAGTATTCACCCTATCCCCTTTGCCAGGTGTTGATTTGCCCTCCCACAAACCCTTGCTCTCGTAAATGTCATTCTGACCTACCTGTGCAGTTGTTCCTGTTGCTATTGTGACGACAGGCAGTGGTGCGGTTGCCAGGTTGCTCGGTGACGGTGGTGGCAGCCACCATGACGGTAGTTGTGGTGTTGCTCTCAGTCAaggagtatttacaaaagaGCAGAGCTGAAGACGCAGAACAAACATAACAGTCTGGTCACAACACACTGGCCACATTATCCAGACCAGATTCACAGAGCACTGACACTGAAAAGAGAATCCACTGATCAGACACATAGCTTGGTCATCATATAGCCCAGCAAGATGGACCAACTCCTCCAGGTCATTCTAGCTGTAGGATCTCCAGAGGTAAACCTGACACCTGGATCAGTGTTATtgatgaggacatcaaaacCACAACACTGTATCCGGGTGTCACACCCTCCACTATATCTTTGTAGAGACGAGGAGGAATACTTCACATTGCAATGGGGGTTCAGGAGCAGTCATAAGGTCTGGAAACACTCAGGTCATTCTGCTGTGGTGTGTTTTGAGAACTTAGGAATGTGTGCAATTAAatcccagagtgtgtgtgtgtgtctgtcattgtGCTGCCCCCACTGCGCCCCACTGGCATGACAATTGCTGCTGTCAGTTTGGCCAAAGAtgtgagacggagagagagagagagagagagagagagagagagagagagagagagagagagagagagagagagagagagagagagagagagagagagagagagagagggcaaaatAAATGTAATCATATCAGCCACTGTTAAATAAAAGAACATCTAAATGAGTCATACTAATTACTGTGGCTCCTCACACTCCCGTATTGCTGGACTCCAGCCTCCCAGGAAAGAGtagcacctcctctctgtttgtctATTTACAGACTGGTCAACTGGACATGCTTGGAATGAGTGACCGGCCACAAGATCAAATACATACACTGAGGGTATTTGTGAATGGCACGTAATATTGAACTAATTACAAACTAGTGTTTGACTGCCTGCACTGTCACACATCTGCTGGGCACGGTATCAGGGAGCGGGTCGCATAACAACACGCACATAATCAAGGCAGCAATTCTGCTTTTGTTTCAGGTAACAGAGAGGAGTCTCCTCTCGCTACACTGTAAAGGATCACTATATTCTAATATCCATGTTGATGTGGCCTGTTTGGAaccagagctgcagagagcaggcagctgCCTCGTAGCAGCTTCAGAGACTCCATGTTGCAGCTGACACTTGGTGCGTAGTGGGAGGGTTGGAGTTCAACACAGCTCTAACAGAGCTTTAACAGAGCTCTGGCAGAGGGAGGATATATGGTAGCAGTGTGTTCTTACCGGtcagcatgctcacacacaggtTGTGTGGTGTGGCCATCTCCCAGgagatcccctcctcccctttgtCCTCCTCAGCTGGAGACAATCCTGGAGACGAACCTTTCCGCTTGGACACTCCGCCAAACTGGCCAGGTGGAGGCTGGTTCTGTAGCGGCACCAGTACCAGTACCAGTACCAGGCAGCCAGATACGAGAGAGCTCGTTCAAGGTGTCTGTGCCGACATGTCCTGAAGTCAGCTCTGAGTGAGAataggacaggaggcaggaggggggggaagggaaggggagaagaggggcagGACCGAAACTCAACActgttctctctgctcctccctccggGAGTTAACCCTTCATGTGCagactttctcctctcctcactccaagTTAAACCTTCACATGCCAGACTTTCTCTGGGTCCTGCAAGTCCACCCAGCCAAAGACAACCTTGACCCCATGACCTCTAATACTGAACACACAAGCTGAGTCCTAAGAAAGTCACAACCACTGCTCTCCAACACTGTAGATATGTCTGGGCTGGTTTGCCTTGGTCAGGTCTATGACCCAGTCTTCATTTGAGAAAGCTTTGATTCTGGGGTAAAGAACTCCATCTAGTGGTGATGGTGTTCTAAATGGAATCCTGCTCTGCATTCTGAATGGAACTTTACTCTAAGTTCTGAACGGAACTTCTGAATGGAAACACAGGGTTCTCAATGAGACCTATCCCAGTGTTGTGAATAGAATTGGTATCCGCTGCGGATGGTTCAGACAGTGAAGCTCAATCACCCAGAGAACTCcgtcacatgaccagcatcAGTTGAGACAGACTTTTTGGTTGGCAATCTAACATCTCTCATTGATTCTTTTGTGTCCTCTTTCCTTTCCTCAGAaaagaggaaatgagaggagaggaaaggaaaggagaaaagagaagaaaaaagaagaaaagaaaagagggaAGTTTAACCCAGACTTGACCAGTTCTGCTTTTCCTAATAGCTGAGGTTGTCTTGGATTGAGGTCTGGCCTAGTTGAGGAAGCTGTCTGTCAGATAGGTCTCGGCACTTATCTGTAGAATGATGCAATAGTGTAACCCTCTCCAACAAAACAGAATCATTTTTACCCATCGAAATGTGCCATTAGAACCTGCTCCAGCTCGATCTCTGTTCTGTGATGGGAGTGTAGGCCAGCTGTGTGGATGGCCAGCCTGAGGAAGCACCACCCCCTTCCTCAAACAGCCTCCACAGCCAGCCTGAACAGGAAGGAACGGCTTCCTATCATTGGTCGAACTCCCTAactgtctcaaaaacaggaaacaCTCTCCAACGACTCAATATTCCAAGGGGCAATTTGGAACTCCCCATAAACATCCTGTCTGGAGCCCAGGaccagaggagaggggcaggggagaggggcaggggaggggcttCAGACCATCCCCAGCAGGGGGAGTTGCTGAGGAGGACTACAGCATAACTGCATATTCCctaaaagagcagaaagcaAATGTTTTGACAACCATAACACAGACGGAAAAATGAAAATAGGTCATATTTAGGTATCCTGTTTTATTTAAGcatttgtataaaaaaaaactgtgcaGTACGCACAATACTTAATGTTGTATACCATAGCAGTTTTTCATTTCTTTAAGGAAAATATTAGCTCACAAAATGTTATTTGGCAATTTAAGACACTATTAACCCATTTAGCACATGGAAATGTGCCAAATAAATATGTACAATAAACATGCTTATCATATTAAGTTCATTAGTAAAAAACAAGTAATTTAGTTCTCAGTACAACCAACCATCATAAAGACATAATGCAAAAATACACTCTGAACTagaggatatgtgtgtgtgtgtgtgcctgtgtgtgtgtgttggtctgtgttgCTGGCACTCCTAGCCCATGCCTTCGGAACAGTGTCCTATCCTGAAAAATAAATAGTATATTTTAATTCCCAACACCCAGCCAACTGGATAGCAGGAGTGGaagagtgctgtgtgtgtaatgtgtgccaGTATTAGAGTGTGTaagatgagtttgtgtgtgtgtaagggggggggggggggggtcgtaccTGATTCAGAACAGGGAGCAGGAGCGGGGCTCCCTGAAGGGGTTGCTGCCTGTGGGAACACCCACCAGCAGGGCATCCTTCGCTGCGTTCTGCAGACAGTactgctgcagctctgcagacGCTTGGGACACCTGGGACAATTCAGCACAATAACTTCTTTATTAATCAAGATGGGTAAGAAATGCCCTGTGTCGCTGGCTGAGTTGTCCATACTAACTCTAAAACTGCCTCATATTCAGTAATACTTAAATATCAGCTACAATTGGCTGTACAGTGGATGTGTATACAATAACACTTTCTCAGATGTTTGAAGTAGAAATGTAGTTTAATCTATCTTTGCTAGACATGTATCAAATAAAATATTACAGTACCATCACTTAACTTTTTTTCCaaatatgttttatttatttattaccttGATCCGTTCCACGCTGGCCTCTAGTTTGAGCTGTTCCACAAGGCGACGCATGTTGGAAAGATTGGAGTTAGAAGTCATTGTGTTGCAGGAGCTTTCTCCGTGGGCAGAGTTAGAGGAAG of the Osmerus eperlanus chromosome 14, fOsmEpe2.1, whole genome shotgun sequence genome contains:
- the gng10 gene encoding guanine nucleotide-binding protein G(I)/G(S)/G(O) subunit gamma-10, encoding MTSNSNLSNMRRLVEQLKLEASVERIKVSQASAELQQYCLQNAAKDALLVGVPTGSNPFREPRSCSLF